The Pseudomonas eucalypticola genome has a window encoding:
- the truB gene encoding tRNA pseudouridine(55) synthase TruB, with protein MAQVKRIRRNVSGIILLDKPLGFTSNAALQKVRWLLNAEKAGHTGSLDPLATGVLPLCFGEATKFSQYLLDSDKGYETVMQMGQTTTTADAEGEVLRTRDVTVGRNDIEAVLPQFRGQISQIPPMYSALKRDGQPLYKLARAGEVVEREARSVTIDRLELLAFDDTRARLSVGCSKGTYIRTLVEDIGEQLGCGAYVAELRRTQAGPFTLAQTVTLEELERVHAEGGNEAVDQFLMPSDSGLLDWPLLQFSEHSAFYWLHGQPVRAPDAPKFGMVRVQDHNGRFIGIGEVSEDGRIAPRRLIRSE; from the coding sequence GTGGCTCAGGTCAAGCGTATCCGTCGTAACGTCAGCGGTATCATCCTGCTGGACAAGCCGCTGGGGTTCACCTCCAACGCGGCCCTGCAGAAGGTCCGTTGGCTGCTCAATGCTGAAAAGGCCGGCCACACCGGCAGCCTCGACCCTCTGGCCACCGGCGTGCTGCCGCTGTGCTTCGGCGAGGCCACCAAGTTCTCCCAGTACCTGCTCGATTCCGACAAGGGCTACGAGACGGTCATGCAAATGGGCCAGACCACCACCACGGCCGACGCCGAAGGCGAGGTGTTGCGTACCCGGGATGTAACCGTTGGTCGCAACGATATCGAAGCCGTTTTGCCACAATTTCGTGGTCAAATCAGTCAGATACCGCCGATGTACTCTGCCCTCAAGCGTGATGGCCAGCCGCTTTACAAGCTGGCGCGTGCAGGGGAAGTAGTGGAGCGCGAGGCGCGTTCTGTTACTATTGACCGGTTGGAATTGCTGGCCTTCGATGACACTCGCGCACGGTTGTCGGTAGGGTGCTCCAAAGGGACCTATATCCGTACCCTGGTGGAAGACATCGGTGAGCAATTGGGCTGCGGCGCGTACGTCGCTGAACTGCGTCGCACCCAGGCAGGCCCCTTCACGCTGGCCCAGACGGTCACCCTCGAAGAACTCGAGCGTGTGCATGCCGAGGGCGGCAACGAGGCGGTCGACCAGTTCCTCATGCCTTCGGACAGCGGCCTGCTGGATTGGCCCCTGTTGCAGTTCTCCGAGCACAGTGCGTTCTACTGGCTGCACGGACAACCGGTAAGAGCCCCGGACGCGCCGAAATTCGGCATGGTACGGGTGCAGGATCACAACGGTCGCTTCATCGGTATCGGTGAAGTGAGCGAAGACGGGCGCATCGCGCCACGTCGCTTGATTCGGTCAGAATGA
- the rpsO gene encoding 30S ribosomal protein S15, which translates to MALNVEEKAKIVGEFQQAAGDTGSPEVQVALLTANINKLQGHFKANGKDHHSRRGLIRMVNQRRKLLDYLKGKDTTRYSALIGRLGLRR; encoded by the coding sequence ATGGCACTTAACGTTGAAGAAAAAGCAAAGATCGTTGGTGAGTTCCAGCAAGCCGCTGGCGACACCGGTTCGCCAGAAGTGCAGGTTGCACTGCTGACTGCCAACATCAACAAGCTGCAAGGCCACTTCAAGGCCAACGGCAAAGACCACCACTCGCGTCGTGGCCTGATCCGTATGGTTAACCAGCGTCGTAAGCTGCTGGACTACCTGAAGGGCAAAGACACCACTCGTTACAGCGCCCTGATCGGCCGTCTGGGTCTGCGTCGCTAA
- the pnp gene encoding polyribonucleotide nucleotidyltransferase, producing MNPVIKKFQFGQSTVTLETGRIARQASGAVLVTVDNDVTVLVTVVGAKQADPGKGFFPLSVHYQEKTYAAGKIPGGFFKREGRPSEKETLTSRLIDRPIRPLFPEGFMNEVQVVCTVVSTSKKTDPDIAAMIGTSAALAISGIPFEGPIGAARVAFHESTGYLLNPTYEQLAASSLDMVVAGTSDAVLMVESEAKELTEDQMLGAVLFAHDEFQAVINAVKELAAEAAKPTWAWAPQAEATELLGAIRAEFGAAISEAYTITVKADRYARLGELKDQVVAKLSGEEGQPSAADVKAAFGEIEYRTVRENIVNGKPRIDGRDTKTVRPLNIEVGVLPKTHGSALFTRGETQALVVATLGTARDAQLLDTLEGEKKDPFMLHYNFPPFSVGECGRMGGAGRREIGHGRLARRSVQAMLPAADEFPYTIRVVSEITESNGSSSMASVCGASLALMDAGVPMKAPVAGIAMGLVKEGEKFAILTDILGDEDHLGDMDFKVAGTAKGVTALQMDIKINGITEEIMEIALGQALEARLNILDQMNQIIGKSREELSENAPTMISMKIDTDKIRDVIGKGGATIRAICEETKASIDIEDDGSIKIFGETKEAADAAKQRVLSITAEAEIGKIYVGKVERIVDFGAFVNILPGKDGLVHISMLSDARVEKVTDILKEGQEVEVLVLDVDNRGRIKLSIKDVAAAKASGV from the coding sequence GTGAACCCGGTAATCAAGAAGTTCCAGTTCGGTCAATCGACCGTCACCCTCGAGACTGGCCGTATTGCCCGTCAAGCCTCCGGCGCCGTACTGGTCACCGTCGATAATGACGTCACCGTGCTGGTCACCGTTGTAGGCGCCAAGCAAGCTGATCCAGGCAAGGGCTTCTTCCCTCTGTCCGTGCACTACCAGGAAAAGACCTACGCCGCCGGCAAGATCCCTGGTGGTTTCTTCAAGCGCGAAGGCCGTCCTTCCGAGAAAGAGACCCTGACCTCGCGCCTGATCGACCGTCCGATCCGCCCCCTGTTCCCTGAAGGCTTCATGAACGAAGTGCAGGTTGTCTGCACCGTCGTGTCGACCAGCAAGAAGACCGATCCGGACATCGCTGCCATGATCGGTACCTCGGCGGCCCTGGCCATCTCCGGTATTCCGTTCGAAGGCCCTATCGGCGCCGCCCGCGTTGCGTTCCACGAAAGCACTGGCTACCTGCTGAACCCAACCTACGAACAACTGGCTGCCTCCAGCCTGGACATGGTCGTGGCCGGTACCTCCGACGCCGTGCTGATGGTTGAGTCGGAAGCCAAAGAGCTGACCGAAGACCAGATGCTGGGCGCCGTGCTGTTCGCCCACGACGAATTCCAGGCGGTCATCAACGCCGTCAAGGAACTGGCCGCCGAAGCTGCCAAGCCTACCTGGGCCTGGGCACCTCAAGCCGAAGCCACCGAACTGCTGGGCGCTATCCGTGCCGAGTTCGGCGCAGCGATCTCCGAGGCCTACACCATCACCGTCAAGGCCGACCGTTACGCGCGCCTGGGCGAGCTGAAGGATCAGGTCGTGGCCAAGCTGTCCGGTGAGGAAGGTCAGCCTTCCGCCGCTGACGTGAAAGCCGCATTCGGCGAAATCGAATACCGTACCGTTCGCGAAAACATCGTCAACGGCAAGCCACGTATCGACGGCCGCGACACCAAGACCGTGCGCCCGCTGAACATCGAAGTCGGCGTGCTGCCCAAGACCCACGGCTCGGCCCTGTTCACCCGTGGCGAAACCCAGGCCCTGGTCGTCGCGACCCTGGGTACTGCCCGTGACGCGCAGCTGCTGGACACCCTGGAAGGCGAGAAGAAAGACCCCTTCATGCTGCACTACAACTTCCCTCCGTTCTCGGTGGGCGAGTGTGGTCGCATGGGCGGTGCTGGTCGTCGCGAAATCGGCCACGGCCGCCTGGCCCGTCGTTCGGTTCAGGCCATGCTGCCTGCCGCCGACGAATTCCCCTACACCATCCGCGTGGTGTCGGAAATCACCGAATCCAACGGTTCGAGCTCCATGGCTTCGGTCTGTGGCGCTTCCCTGGCCCTGATGGACGCCGGCGTGCCGATGAAGGCGCCGGTTGCCGGTATCGCCATGGGCCTGGTCAAAGAAGGCGAGAAGTTCGCCATCCTGACCGACATCCTGGGTGACGAAGACCACCTGGGCGACATGGACTTCAAGGTAGCCGGTACTGCCAAGGGTGTGACTGCCCTGCAGATGGACATCAAGATCAACGGCATCACCGAAGAGATCATGGAAATCGCCCTGGGCCAGGCCCTGGAAGCGCGCCTGAACATCCTCGACCAGATGAACCAGATCATCGGCAAGTCGCGTGAAGAGCTGTCCGAGAACGCTCCGACCATGATCTCGATGAAGATCGACACCGACAAGATCCGTGACGTCATCGGTAAAGGTGGCGCCACCATCCGCGCTATCTGCGAGGAAACCAAGGCCTCGATCGACATCGAAGACGATGGCTCGATCAAGATCTTCGGCGAAACCAAGGAAGCGGCCGACGCTGCCAAGCAGCGCGTGCTGTCGATCACTGCCGAAGCTGAAATCGGCAAGATCTACGTCGGCAAGGTTGAGCGCATCGTCGACTTCGGCGCGTTCGTCAACATCCTGCCTGGCAAGGACGGTCTGGTTCACATCTCGATGCTGAGCGACGCTCGTGTCGAGAAGGTGACCGACATCCTGAAAGAAGGTCAGGAGGTTGAAGTACTGGTACTGGACGTAGACAACCGCGGCCGTATCAAGCTGTCCATCAAGGACGTCGCTGCTGCAAAGGCTTCGGGTGTGTAA
- a CDS encoding BON domain-containing protein codes for MKKFAIAAATATALTLAMGNFAFAAETTTNGTVAKTEQAGSDTWITTKVKANLLTEKGIPGSDITVETNHGVVTLASKAGTTLTSAQKTTAVNIAKKTKHVKSVSADALETQ; via the coding sequence ATGAAAAAGTTCGCTATTGCTGCCGCTACTGCTACCGCTCTGACCCTGGCCATGGGCAACTTCGCGTTCGCCGCTGAAACCACCACCAACGGCACCGTGGCCAAGACCGAACAAGCTGGCTCCGACACCTGGATCACCACCAAGGTCAAAGCCAACCTGCTGACCGAGAAAGGCATTCCAGGCAGCGACATCACCGTTGAAACCAACCACGGCGTCGTGACCCTGGCCTCCAAGGCTGGCACTACCCTGACCTCGGCTCAGAAAACCACCGCCGTCAACATTGCCAAGAAAACCAAGCACGTCAAATCGGTTTCGGCTGACGCGCTGGAAACCCAGTAA
- a CDS encoding DUF748 domain-containing protein produces the protein MPKGLLRALAAVLTLIALYSLLGFLILPGVGLRIANQQLAKYASVPAHLERLEFNPFSLELTVWGLHIGEPGIEQVGFERLYANLQIDSLWTKALHLEAVELDKPRTELLFNKDGSLNLAQLFKLPASAPAKPDEPASKPFPLRIGSIKLNEGYLHFKDVRPSEPIEFLYNSMNLELKNLSTLPEDNADMTMVAAGPDGGQIDWKGRISLVPITSEGSLKVTDAKMKVWWPYVRDALPLALQDGILNLSTDYSLNLSKDTQLNLTNASVSVAPFALNAPDGRPLVKLERLDVSETSVDLAKQVVTVGKIRSSKLETWAAREADGQLDWQKLFATPKAPPPPPQKAAPATADAKPETQPVPSAPSKPWQVLLKDVQLRDYQVHLADRMQKEPVAVELGPLNVDVQNFDSLNQSPFTLKLDTGLGKQGKISASGEVNLAPVTAKLKVNTQDIDLRVAQAYITPFIRLELRSGRLGSDLAVNLKNIDPLTLSITGSAKVDQLQTLDTLKGRDFVKWENLQLDGLDYEHGASLSIDKVTLTQPYARFMINEDRTTSVNDLLIPQAQNPQTQANAKPAAASKPMAIHVGGVSIKGGSAYFGDFSLKPNFATNIQDLTGTIGTIDSQQQKPAKVDIKGKVDRYAPVTIAGALTPFDPMASLDIDTRFNRLELTTLTPYSGKFAGYRIRKGRMNLELHYVITKGQLKAENKVLVDQLELGEKVDSPDAVSLPVKLAIALLKDVNGQINIELPITGDLNNPQFSVMPIVWQTLRNLVVKAVAAPFKLLGSLVSGGDSADLSNIAFAPGSSDLSPSAQANLLKLAAGLKSRPGLHLEVAGAAAVSSDGPLVAQQRLEQEYQSTYFKTLQRRGDKVPANANLLTVPEDEKAPMLPAIYRTQLNQQPPVAWEQLEKKQREANLHDAVIKSWAGSEPLLRALGQARAAAIKAFLVDKGQLPDEKVFLIDTVIGDAQKDGSVVTEMQVNAD, from the coding sequence ATGCCCAAAGGATTGTTACGCGCCCTCGCCGCCGTGCTGACCCTGATCGCGCTTTACAGCCTGCTGGGCTTCCTGATTCTGCCGGGCGTTGGCCTGCGCATCGCCAATCAGCAACTGGCCAAGTACGCCAGCGTGCCGGCCCACCTGGAACGGCTGGAGTTCAACCCCTTCAGCCTGGAGTTGACGGTGTGGGGCTTGCACATTGGCGAGCCGGGCATCGAGCAGGTGGGCTTCGAACGGCTGTACGCCAACCTGCAGATCGACAGCCTGTGGACCAAGGCCCTGCACCTGGAAGCCGTGGAGCTGGACAAACCGCGCACCGAACTGCTCTTCAACAAAGACGGCAGCCTCAACCTGGCCCAACTGTTCAAGCTGCCGGCCAGCGCGCCGGCCAAACCTGACGAGCCCGCCAGCAAACCGTTCCCCCTACGCATTGGCAGCATCAAGCTGAACGAAGGCTATCTGCACTTCAAGGACGTGCGCCCCAGCGAACCCATCGAATTCCTCTACAACTCGATGAACCTGGAACTGAAGAACCTCAGCACCCTGCCCGAAGACAACGCCGACATGACCATGGTGGCCGCCGGCCCCGACGGCGGGCAGATCGACTGGAAAGGCCGCATCAGCCTGGTACCGATCACCTCCGAAGGCTCGTTGAAGGTTACCGACGCCAAGATGAAGGTCTGGTGGCCCTATGTGCGCGATGCCCTGCCGTTGGCCCTGCAGGACGGCATCCTCAACCTGAGCACCGACTACTCGCTGAACCTGTCCAAGGACACCCAGCTGAACCTGACCAATGCCTCGGTCAGCGTCGCACCCTTTGCCCTGAATGCCCCGGATGGCCGGCCACTGGTCAAGCTCGAACGCCTGGATGTCAGCGAAACCTCGGTGGACCTGGCCAAGCAAGTGGTCACCGTCGGCAAGATCCGCAGCAGCAAGCTGGAAACCTGGGCCGCGCGCGAAGCCGATGGCCAACTGGACTGGCAGAAGCTGTTTGCTACACCCAAAGCCCCGCCACCGCCACCGCAGAAGGCCGCCCCGGCCACGGCCGATGCCAAGCCCGAAACCCAGCCGGTGCCCAGCGCACCGAGCAAGCCGTGGCAGGTGCTGCTCAAGGACGTGCAGCTGCGTGACTACCAGGTACACCTGGCCGACCGCATGCAGAAGGAACCGGTGGCAGTCGAGCTGGGCCCGCTGAACGTCGACGTGCAGAACTTCGACAGCCTCAACCAGTCGCCTTTCACGCTCAAGCTCGATACTGGCCTGGGTAAACAGGGCAAGATCAGCGCCAGTGGCGAGGTCAACCTGGCGCCTGTCACGGCCAAGCTCAAGGTCAACACCCAGGACATCGACCTGCGCGTGGCTCAGGCCTACATCACCCCGTTCATCCGCCTGGAACTGCGCAGCGGGCGCCTGGGCAGTGACCTGGCGGTGAACCTGAAGAACATCGACCCGCTCACCCTGAGCATCACTGGTAGTGCCAAGGTCGATCAATTGCAGACCCTGGACACCCTCAAGGGCCGCGACTTCGTGAAGTGGGAAAACCTGCAGCTCGACGGCCTGGACTATGAGCATGGGGCCAGCCTGAGCATCGACAAGGTGACCCTGACCCAGCCTTACGCACGGTTCATGATCAACGAAGACCGCACCACCAGCGTCAATGACCTGCTGATTCCCCAGGCACAGAACCCGCAGACCCAGGCCAACGCCAAGCCCGCGGCCGCCAGCAAGCCGATGGCCATCCATGTGGGCGGTGTGAGCATCAAGGGCGGCTCGGCGTATTTCGGCGACTTCAGCCTCAAGCCGAATTTCGCCACCAATATCCAGGACCTCACCGGTACCATCGGGACCATCGACAGCCAGCAGCAGAAACCGGCCAAGGTGGACATCAAGGGCAAGGTGGACCGCTATGCACCCGTGACCATCGCCGGCGCCCTGACGCCGTTCGACCCCATGGCCAGCCTGGATATCGACACCCGCTTCAACCGCCTTGAGCTCACTACCCTCACGCCCTACTCGGGCAAGTTCGCCGGCTACCGCATACGCAAGGGCCGGATGAACCTGGAACTGCACTACGTGATCACCAAAGGCCAGCTCAAGGCCGAAAACAAAGTACTGGTCGACCAACTGGAACTGGGCGAAAAAGTCGACAGCCCGGACGCCGTCAGCCTGCCGGTGAAACTGGCGATTGCCTTGCTCAAGGACGTCAACGGCCAGATCAACATCGAACTGCCCATTACCGGCGACCTCAACAACCCGCAATTCAGCGTGATGCCCATCGTCTGGCAGACCCTGCGCAACCTGGTGGTCAAAGCGGTGGCCGCGCCCTTCAAGTTGCTCGGCAGCCTGGTCAGTGGCGGCGACTCGGCCGACCTGAGCAACATCGCCTTCGCCCCGGGTTCCAGCGACCTGAGCCCCAGCGCCCAGGCCAACCTGCTCAAGCTGGCCGCCGGCCTCAAGAGCCGCCCCGGCCTGCACCTGGAGGTGGCCGGTGCGGCGGCGGTCAGCAGTGATGGCCCGCTGGTTGCCCAGCAACGCCTTGAGCAGGAATACCAGAGCACCTACTTCAAGACCCTGCAACGCCGCGGCGACAAGGTGCCGGCCAACGCCAACCTGCTCACCGTGCCCGAGGACGAGAAAGCCCCCATGCTGCCGGCCATCTACCGCACCCAGCTCAACCAGCAGCCGCCTGTGGCATGGGAGCAGTTGGAGAAGAAGCAGCGCGAAGCCAACCTGCATGACGCCGTGATCAAGTCCTGGGCTGGCAGCGAGCCATTGCTGCGCGCCCTGGGGCAAGCCCGGGCCGCGGCTATCAAGGCGTTCCTGGTGGACAAGGGGCAGTTGCCGGACGAGAAGGTGTTTCTCATCGATACGGTCATAGGTGATGCGCAGAAAGACGGTAGCGTGGTGACTGAGATGCAGGTGAATGCTGACTGA